From Aptenodytes patagonicus chromosome 1, bAptPat1.pri.cur, whole genome shotgun sequence, one genomic window encodes:
- the LOC143155852 gene encoding cell surface glycoprotein CD200 receptor 1-B-like, whose protein sequence is MGSSQQAGWCKKPTSPINGRTALKVVRKTIYTIIMLTITVVTGATGNNRVSAMVGNSSVLTCPPKSNTTMVTWKISPKVGGPCTLGYRADQNKTDRTNCSDSMNWKFRPDRDPALEIRQVGIAHEGSYTCEVVATEGNFHKTYHLTVLVPPRLTLYCDDQGTPVCKAAAGKPAAQVSWVLESNSTPKEEGHDNGTVTVLSKFTAYSTNVTNTTCVVSHPAGNQSKSIACHPSKNSTWFPHCVISLASLLGLLFLLTVLHLYTFCDSRTMRNQYKPRHFPSAELSGLISNSAPKQR, encoded by the exons ATGGGGAGCTCACAGCAAGCTGGATGGTGCAAGAAACCCACATCACCCATAAATGGAAGAACTGCTTTGAAAGTTGTCAGGAAGACCATATACACCATTATTATGCTCACCATCACTGTGGTCACAGGAGCTACAG GGAACAACAGAGTGTCAGCGATGGTAGGTAACAGCTCTGTgctcacctgccctcccaaatcaaATACAACTATGGTAACATGGAAAATAAGCCCCAAGGTTGGAGGCCCCTGCACCCTGGGATACAGGGCTGATCAGAACAAGACAGACAGAACAAACTGCAGTGACAGCATGAACTGGAAATTCAGACCAGATCGGGATCCTGCCCTTGAGATACGGCAAGTGGGAATAGCCCATGAGGGAAGTTACACCTGCGAAGTAGTAGCAACAGAAGGGAATTTCCACAAGACGTACCACCTGACCGTGCTAG TCCCCCCCAGGCTGACCCTGTACTGTGATGACCAGGGGACCCCCGTGTGtaaggcagcagcagggaagccGGCTGCTCAGGTCTCGTGGGTCCTAGAGAGCAACTCCACCCCCAAGGAAGAAGGCCATGACAACGGGACAGTGACTGTTCTCAGCAAGTTCACGGCGTACAGCACCAACGTGACTAATACAACCTGCGTTGTGTCCCACCCAGCTGGGAACCAGAGCAAGTCCATAGCCTGTCATCCCTCAA AGAATAGTACATGGTTTCCTCACTGTGTCATCAGCCTTGCTAGTctcctgggcctcctcttcctgCTTACTGTTCTTCATCTCTACACCTTCTGTGACAGCAG GACAATGAGAAACCAGTACAAGCCAAGGCATTTTCCATCTGCAGAGCTGTCTGGACTTATTTCTAACTCAGCACCtaagcagagatga